The proteins below are encoded in one region of Serratia symbiotica:
- a CDS encoding IS4 family transposase, with product MLLSQALDAVLKFSPKEFAALSDLLSPELIDECLADTGVVTLRKRRLPMEMMVWAVAGMSLFRSFSMNQLVSHLDIMLPGKRPFVAPSAVVQARQRLGEDVVRLVFEKTRQLWFEKTPLSHWNGLTLMAVDGTLWRTPDTPENDAAFGRTANEYAQSDWPQLRMVCQMEVTSHLLSGVSFGSVSETSEVDLAAQLAGQTQDHSLTILDKGFYALGLLHHWWSSGTEKHWMIPLRKGAQYQVREKLGAGHELVELSLPPQARKKWKDAPQTLTARLISKEINGKTIQILTSMCDPLRYPKADIVDLYGQRWEIEQGFREMKQHLLQNELTLRSRKPELIRQELWGVVLAYNLLRFMMAQMAYSLKNVEPYQIGFKQAALYLTAQLSILPAVAPGKVPKVMNEILAMAESFVLPARRQRHYPRAVKKKPQRYPLRRPQKLN from the coding sequence ATCGATGAGTGCCTGGCTGATACCGGGGTCGTGACGCTTCGCAAGCGCCGTCTCCCCATGGAGATGATGGTCTGGGCTGTCGCCGGTATGTCCTTGTTCCGCTCATTTTCCATGAATCAGTTGGTTTCACATCTCGATATTATGCTGCCGGGTAAGCGTCCTTTTGTCGCACCCAGCGCCGTGGTACAAGCCCGTCAGCGGCTCGGGGAAGATGTGGTTAGACTGGTTTTCGAGAAAACACGCCAACTCTGGTTCGAGAAAACACCGTTATCCCACTGGAACGGTCTGACATTGATGGCTGTAGACGGCACTCTGTGGAGAACACCGGACACGCCGGAAAATGATGCTGCTTTTGGACGAACAGCTAATGAGTATGCCCAGTCCGACTGGCCACAGCTGCGTATGGTCTGTCAGATGGAAGTGACCAGTCATCTGTTATCCGGTGTGAGCTTTGGCAGCGTGTCAGAAACCAGCGAAGTTGACCTTGCCGCTCAATTGGCCGGGCAGACGCAGGACCACTCACTGACGATACTGGATAAAGGCTTCTATGCACTCGGGTTGCTTCACCACTGGTGGTCATCAGGAACAGAAAAACACTGGATGATCCCACTGCGCAAAGGCGCGCAGTATCAGGTGCGCGAGAAGCTGGGTGCAGGACATGAACTGGTCGAACTCAGCTTACCCCCTCAGGCCCGTAAGAAATGGAAAGATGCGCCTCAAACACTGACGGCGAGGTTGATAAGTAAAGAAATCAACGGAAAAACAATACAGATCCTGACGTCAATGTGCGATCCGTTACGTTACCCTAAAGCTGATATCGTTGACCTTTACGGGCAGCGTTGGGAAATCGAGCAGGGCTTCAGAGAAATGAAACAGCATCTGTTGCAAAATGAACTGACGCTGAGAAGCAGAAAGCCAGAGCTAATAAGACAGGAACTCTGGGGTGTAGTGCTGGCTTATAACCTGCTGAGGTTCATGATGGCACAGATGGCTTACAGCCTGAAAAACGTGGAGCCTTACCAGATAGGGTTTAAACAGGCTGCACTGTATCTAACAGCGCAACTGAGCATACTGCCAGCGGTGGCTCCGGGAAAGGTGCCGAAAGTGATGAATGAAATCCTGGCGATGGCTGAAAGCTTCGTCCTGCCAGCCCGACGGCAAAGACATTATCCAAGAGCGGTAAAAAAGAAGCCGCAACGTTACCCGTTGCGGCGTCCTCAAAAGCTTAACTGA
- the tgt gene encoding tRNA guanosine(34) transglycosylase Tgt → MEYQLQTTDGCARRGRLIFERGVVETPAFMPVGTYGTVKGMTPEEVKETGAQILLGNTFHLWLRPGQTIMKLHGDLHDFMQWHGPILTDSGGFQVFSLGAMRKIKEEGVYFRNPINGDKVFLSPEKSMEIQYDLGSDIVMIFDECTPYPADWDYAKRSMELSLRWAQRSRQRFDELNNKNALFGIIQGGVYEDLRDASVKGLVDIGFDGYAIGGLAVGEPKEAMHRILEHVCPQIPPDKPRYLMGVGKPEDLVEGVRRGIDMFDCVMPTRNARNGHLFVTDGVVKIRNAKYKDDISPLDKDCDCYTCRHYSRAYLHHLDRCNEILGARLNTIHNLRYYQRLMAGLRQAIEEGKLALFVADFYGRLGKPMPPLNT, encoded by the coding sequence GTGGAGTACCAATTACAGACAACCGATGGCTGCGCTCGCCGTGGTCGCCTGATCTTTGAACGCGGCGTGGTGGAAACTCCGGCTTTTATGCCGGTTGGCACCTATGGCACGGTTAAAGGCATGACGCCAGAAGAAGTGAAAGAGACAGGGGCACAGATCCTGTTGGGTAACACTTTCCACCTGTGGCTGCGTCCAGGGCAGACGATCATGAAGTTGCACGGTGACTTGCACGATTTCATGCAGTGGCACGGCCCGATCCTCACTGATTCCGGTGGCTTTCAAGTGTTTAGCCTGGGCGCGATGCGCAAGATTAAAGAGGAAGGCGTCTATTTCCGTAACCCGATCAACGGCGACAAAGTATTTCTTAGCCCCGAAAAATCGATGGAAATCCAGTATGACCTGGGTTCTGATATCGTGATGATCTTTGACGAGTGCACGCCGTACCCAGCTGATTGGGATTACGCCAAGCGTTCGATGGAGCTGTCACTGCGCTGGGCGCAGCGCAGTCGTCAACGTTTTGACGAGTTGAATAATAAAAATGCTTTATTCGGCATTATCCAGGGTGGCGTTTACGAAGATTTACGTGATGCTTCAGTAAAAGGGCTGGTGGATATCGGCTTTGATGGTTACGCTATTGGCGGCTTGGCGGTGGGGGAGCCAAAAGAGGCTATGCACCGCATTCTCGAACACGTTTGCCCGCAAATTCCGCCAGATAAGCCACGCTATCTGATGGGCGTCGGCAAGCCTGAAGATTTGGTGGAGGGTGTGCGTCGCGGCATTGACATGTTCGATTGCGTGATGCCAACGCGTAACGCCCGCAACGGTCATCTGTTCGTCACTGACGGTGTGGTTAAAATTCGTAATGCCAAGTATAAAGATGATATTTCTCCGTTGGATAAAGACTGTGATTGCTATACTTGTCGCCATTACAGCCGTGCCTATTTGCATCATCTTGATCGTTGCAACGAAATACTGGGGGCTAGATTGAACACTATTCATAACCTGCGCTATTACCAGCGTCTGATGGCGGGTTTACGCCAGGCCATTGAAGAGGGTAAATTAGCGCTGTTTGTTGCGGATTTTTATGGTCGGCTCGGCAAGCCGATGCCACCTTTAAATACCTAA
- a CDS encoding DEAD/DEAH box helicase, whose translation MYNGTPTEVEEKLRTCQVESISVAAKYFRSRSSGSCLISLPTGAGKSGVICCLSQFSKYKKILIVTYRRAVCDQLYKQIRGDFFTKLTDSDKSKSLTIKDVHNNINKESNRGVFCTTFQKLLKINSEEINKICDEFELVIIDEGHSEPSPEWGGVIRRFNAKK comes from the coding sequence ATGTACAATGGTACACCAACTGAAGTAGAAGAAAAACTTAGAACATGTCAGGTAGAAAGTATTAGTGTAGCGGCAAAATATTTTAGATCGCGCTCTTCTGGCTCATGTCTTATAAGCTTGCCGACAGGGGCAGGGAAAAGTGGTGTTATATGTTGTCTAAGTCAATTCAGTAAATATAAAAAAATATTAATTGTTACTTATCGAAGAGCTGTTTGCGATCAGTTGTATAAACAGATTAGAGGTGATTTTTTTACTAAATTAACCGACTCGGATAAATCTAAATCACTTACAATTAAAGATGTGCACAACAACATCAATAAAGAAAGTAATAGAGGGGTCTTTTGTACTACCTTCCAAAAATTACTCAAAATCAACAGCGAGGAAATAAATAAAATATGTGATGAATTTGAGTTGGTCATTATTGATGAAGGCCATTCCGAACCATCTCCAGAATGGGGAGGGGTTATTCGCAGGTTTAATGCAAAAAAATAA
- the secF gene encoding protein translocase subunit SecF, protein MAQDYTVEQLNYGRKVYDFMRWDYVAFGISLLLLVASIATMSVRGFNWGLDFTGGTVIEINLEKPANLDLIRDRLEKAGFQDPIIQNFGSSRDVMVRMPPTTGTAGQELGNKVINVINDSVDNHAIVKRIEFVGPSVGSELAQNGGMALLVALICILIYVGFRFEWRLALGAVIALAHDVVITLGVLSLFHIEIDLTIVASLMSVIGYSLNDSIVVSDRIRENFRKIRRGTPYEIMNVSLTQTLSRTLMTSGTTLLVVLMLYIFGGAMLHGFSLAMLIGVSIGTLSSIYVASALALKLGMKREHMLQQKVEKEGADQPAILP, encoded by the coding sequence GTGGCACAGGATTATACTGTTGAGCAACTCAACTATGGCCGTAAAGTCTACGACTTTATGCGCTGGGATTACGTGGCCTTTGGCATCTCATTGTTGCTGCTGGTCGCATCAATCGCCACCATGTCGGTGCGTGGATTTAACTGGGGGTTAGATTTTACTGGCGGTACGGTAATTGAAATTAACCTGGAAAAACCGGCTAACCTTGACCTGATACGCGATAGGCTGGAAAAAGCTGGGTTCCAAGACCCGATTATCCAAAATTTTGGCAGCAGCCGCGACGTGATGGTGCGTATGCCCCCGACGACCGGTACTGCAGGCCAGGAACTGGGTAATAAGGTGATCAACGTGATCAATGACTCGGTGGATAACCACGCCATCGTGAAGCGTATCGAGTTTGTTGGCCCAAGCGTGGGCAGCGAGTTGGCGCAAAACGGTGGTATGGCGTTACTGGTGGCGTTGATTTGTATTCTGATCTACGTCGGTTTCCGCTTTGAATGGCGTCTGGCGTTGGGGGCGGTTATTGCCTTGGCGCACGATGTGGTCATCACCTTGGGCGTACTATCGCTGTTCCACATCGAGATTGACCTCACTATCGTCGCATCCCTGATGTCAGTTATTGGTTACTCGTTGAACGACAGCATTGTGGTTTCTGATCGTATTCGTGAGAACTTCCGTAAGATCCGCCGTGGCACGCCTTATGAGATCATGAATGTATCCTTGACTCAAACGTTGAGCCGCACGCTGATGACCTCTGGCACCACGTTGTTGGTGGTGCTGATGCTGTACATTTTCGGTGGTGCGATGCTGCATGGCTTCTCGCTGGCGATGCTGATCGGCGTGTCGATTGGTACCCTCTCTTCCATCTATGTTGCCTCGGCGCTGGCATTAAAGCTGGGTATGAAGCGCGAGCACATGCTGCAACAAAAAGTGGAAAAAGAGGGCGCGGATCAGCCGGCGATCCTGCCGTAA
- a CDS encoding UvrD-helicase domain-containing protein has product MSVDAVLNASKGLIVAPAGCGKTHLITEALGIAQSKPYLVLTHTTAGVTALKKRLSRFAIPLRNYIVTTIDGWALKIAGCFPRLCPLDVGPENPTVFYPSLRRAVLNLVVNGNISEIITATYSRLLVDEYQDCNSQQHNLTCALSRLLPTVVFGDPMQCIFSFSGPMPDWKSTVETFFPTLATLQAPWRWNNAQTPDLGQWILEQRLRLLHRERIDLRSCPDYVHFRPLSRNHNDNIQRQQR; this is encoded by the coding sequence ATGAGTGTGGATGCCGTTCTAAACGCCAGTAAAGGCCTGATTGTAGCACCTGCGGGATGTGGCAAAACCCACCTGATTACTGAAGCTCTTGGTATTGCGCAAAGTAAGCCGTATCTCGTGCTGACGCACACAACCGCAGGTGTCACGGCACTCAAAAAGCGACTGAGCCGTTTTGCAATTCCTCTGCGGAACTATATTGTGACAACAATCGATGGATGGGCTCTGAAAATAGCAGGCTGCTTTCCGCGATTGTGTCCGCTTGATGTGGGTCCTGAAAATCCAACCGTTTTCTACCCTTCTCTTCGCCGTGCCGTACTGAATCTGGTTGTTAACGGTAATATTAGCGAAATCATCACGGCCACTTATTCGCGTTTGCTGGTCGATGAATACCAGGACTGCAATAGCCAGCAACATAATCTGACCTGTGCGCTTTCACGCTTGCTACCAACAGTCGTCTTTGGAGACCCGATGCAGTGTATCTTCAGCTTCAGCGGCCCTATGCCAGACTGGAAAAGCACTGTTGAAACTTTTTTCCCCACTCTGGCAACCTTACAAGCGCCCTGGCGCTGGAACAATGCACAAACGCCAGATTTGGGTCAATGGATCCTTGAGCAAAGACTTCGCTTACTTCACCGGGAGCGTATCGACTTGAGATCCTGTCCTGACTATGTACATTTTCGCCCTCTTTCACGAAATCACAATGACAATATCCAGCGCCAGCAGCGCTAA
- the secD gene encoding protein translocase subunit SecD, which translates to MLNRYPLWKYLMLIVVILIGLLYALPNLYGEDPALQITGARGVAASETTLDQIRTVLEKDHIAIKSIALENGAILARFNAPDIQLRAREALMAELGDKFVVALNLAPATPSWLVMLGAEPMKLGLDLRGGVHFLMEVDMNTALGKLQEQTMDTLRSELREKGIPYASIRKLSNNGVEVRFRDDATRDKAISYMGPRQRDLVLSSNGSNTLKANLSDARLSEAREYAVQQNITILRNRVNQLGVAEPLVQRQGTDRIVVELPGIQDTARAKEILGATATLEFRLVNTTADATAAANGRVPGDSEVKYTRDGHPIVLYKRVILTGNHITDSTSSTDEYNQPQVNISLDSAGGTSMSNFTKDNIGKPMSTLFVEYKDSGKKDANGRAVLVKQEEVINVANIQSRLGNSFRITGIGNANEARQLALLLRAGALIAPIQIVEERTIGPTLGQQNIAQGLEACLWGLVASIIFMVAWYRKFGMIATTALVANLVLIVGVMSLLPGATLTMPGIAGIVLTLAVAVDANVLINERIKEELKNGRSVQQAIHEGYKGAFSSIVDANITTLITAVILYAVGTGSIKGFAITTAIGVATSMFTAIVGTRAIVNLLYGGKRINKLSI; encoded by the coding sequence GTGTTAAACCGTTATCCTCTGTGGAAGTATCTGATGTTGATCGTGGTGATCCTCATTGGGCTGCTTTATGCACTTCCCAACCTTTACGGTGAGGATCCAGCCTTACAAATCACTGGTGCGCGCGGTGTCGCCGCCAGTGAAACTACACTGGATCAGATCCGTACCGTATTAGAAAAAGACCATATCGCGATCAAGTCGATAGCGTTGGAAAATGGTGCCATCTTGGCGCGTTTTAATGCTCCTGACATTCAACTGCGCGCCCGTGAAGCGCTGATGGCGGAACTGGGTGACAAATTTGTCGTCGCGCTGAACCTGGCCCCGGCCACGCCGAGCTGGTTGGTGATGCTGGGGGCTGAGCCGATGAAACTCGGCCTGGATCTGCGTGGCGGTGTGCACTTCCTGATGGAAGTTGACATGAACACCGCGCTCGGCAAGTTGCAGGAACAGACCATGGATACCTTGCGTAGCGAGCTGCGCGAAAAGGGCATTCCTTACGCGTCTATCCGTAAGTTAAGCAACAATGGCGTGGAAGTGCGCTTCCGTGACGATGCCACCCGCGATAAGGCCATCAGCTACATGGGGCCACGCCAACGCGACCTGGTGCTTTCCAGCAATGGCAGCAACACTCTGAAAGCCAACCTGTCTGATGCCCGTCTGAGCGAAGCGCGTGAATATGCGGTGCAGCAAAACATCACTATTCTGCGTAACCGCGTTAACCAGCTTGGTGTTGCCGAACCCCTGGTGCAGCGCCAGGGGACTGATCGCATTGTGGTCGAGTTACCGGGTATTCAGGATACCGCACGGGCTAAAGAGATCCTGGGTGCGACTGCAACGCTGGAGTTCCGTTTGGTGAACACCACTGCGGATGCCACTGCGGCGGCCAATGGCCGCGTGCCGGGCGATTCCGAAGTGAAATACACCCGTGATGGTCATCCGATAGTGCTGTACAAGCGCGTGATCCTGACTGGTAACCACATCACCGATTCCACCTCAAGCACCGACGAGTACAACCAGCCGCAGGTTAATATCTCGCTGGACAGCGCTGGCGGTACCTCAATGTCTAACTTCACCAAGGACAACATCGGCAAGCCGATGTCGACCCTGTTCGTGGAGTATAAAGATAGCGGCAAGAAAGACGCCAATGGTCGTGCAGTGTTGGTCAAGCAAGAAGAAGTGATCAACGTGGCAAATATTCAGTCGCGTCTGGGCAACAGCTTCCGCATTACCGGTATCGGTAATGCGAACGAAGCACGTCAGCTTGCGCTGTTGCTACGTGCTGGTGCACTGATCGCGCCGATCCAGATTGTTGAAGAACGCACCATCGGCCCAACGTTGGGTCAGCAGAACATTGCCCAAGGTCTGGAAGCCTGTTTATGGGGGCTGGTGGCATCCATCATCTTCATGGTGGCTTGGTATCGCAAGTTTGGCATGATCGCCACCACTGCGCTGGTCGCGAACCTGGTGTTGATCGTTGGTGTGATGTCCCTGCTACCGGGGGCGACGCTGACCATGCCGGGCATTGCCGGGATCGTATTGACGTTGGCGGTGGCAGTAGACGCCAATGTACTGATAAACGAACGTATCAAGGAAGAGCTGAAGAACGGGCGTTCTGTTCAGCAAGCGATCCATGAGGGCTATAAAGGTGCCTTCTCCAGTATCGTTGACGCCAACATCACCACCCTGATCACCGCAGTCATTTTGTACGCTGTGGGAACGGGTTCGATCAAGGGCTTTGCAATTACCACCGCAATCGGTGTGGCGACCTCCATGTTCACCGCGATTGTCGGTACTCGTGCTATCGTCAACCTGCTTTACGGCGGCAAACGCATTAACAAGCTGTCTATCTGA
- the yajC gene encoding preprotein translocase subunit YajC: MSFFMSDAIASPGAPAQGSPYSLIIMLVMFGLIFYFMILRPQQKRAKDHKKLMDSIGKGDEVMTTGGLIGRVAKVADTGIITIALNDTTEVMIKRDFVAAVLPKGTMKAL, from the coding sequence ATGAGCTTTTTCATGTCTGACGCCATCGCATCCCCAGGGGCTCCGGCTCAGGGAAGCCCGTACTCTCTGATCATTATGCTAGTGATGTTCGGTCTGATTTTCTATTTCATGATCCTACGGCCTCAACAGAAACGCGCTAAAGATCATAAAAAACTGATGGATTCCATCGGCAAGGGTGATGAAGTTATGACTACCGGTGGTCTGATTGGCCGCGTGGCCAAAGTGGCCGACACCGGCATTATCACCATTGCGTTAAACGACACCACGGAAGTGATGATCAAGCGCGACTTCGTGGCGGCCGTTCTGCCTAAAGGTACCATGAAGGCCCTATAA